A region of Drosophila mauritiana strain mau12 chromosome 3L, ASM438214v1, whole genome shotgun sequence DNA encodes the following proteins:
- the LOC117138997 gene encoding acyl-CoA-binding protein encodes MADFNAILEKTKAFSKKPPTEVYLEFYGLYKQFQEGDINIEKPADAEGAAKYDAWLSRKGLSVDDAKAAYVALYEKYNPIYG; translated from the exons ATGGCCGAT TTCAACGCTATCCTCGAGAAGACCAAGGCCTTCAGCAAGAAGCCCCCAACGGAGGTGTACCTGGAGTTCTACGGCCTGTACAAGCAGTTCCAGGAGGGCGACATCAACATTGAGAAGCCCGCCGATGCCGAGGGTGCTGCTAAGTACGATGCCTGGCTGAGCCGCAAGGGACTGTCCGTCGATGATGCCAAGGCCGCCTACGTCGCCCTGTACGAGAAGTACAACCCCATCTACGGATAA